The Terriglobia bacterium DNA window CACCTACGCAATAACGAACTTGCCGGCATCAATGGTCCGCACCGCGACTTGTTCCTGCAGGGCGATTACATTGGCCGGGTCATTCTTCGTGAGCCGGCGCAGGATGGTCATGTAGGTGCGCAGCTTGTCGCCTTCGGCGACTTCGGCAAAAACCTTCTTGGCCGTGGCCGCGATGCGATCCAGCGCATAGTTAATGTATATCTGCGCCATCACAGCCGGCAGCTTTGAGGCGGCTTCGCCTTGGGTAGCAAGAACCTTTTGCGCACGAACGAGAGCAGAATCCATCGCATAGCACTCGGTGACGAGATCGGCGAGGCCCGCGAGTACCTCCTGGTGATCTTTCAGTCCCATCATATATTTCTGTATAGCGACGCCGGCGCAGAACAGAGAGAGCTTCTTCGCGTTCGCAACGGCTTTACGTTCCTCCGCGAGCGCGCCCTCGAATTCGTCGGTCGATGGTCCACCCATGATCTCGTCGGTGAGTTTCTTGATGGCAGCCATGAGCGGCAGCTTGCCTGACATTGCGTTCCGAGTGAGGCGGTCAACGACGAGCATGCGGTTGATTTCGTTCGTGCCCTCGAAGATACGGTTAACGCGGGCGTCGCGATACGCACGCTCAGCCGGGTACTCTTCTACGAAGCCGTAGCCGCCGTAAATCTGCACCTGCTCATCGACGACCATGTCGAGCATCTCGGAACCCCATACTTTCAGCAGGGAGCACTCGACCGCATACTCCTCGATGGCGTCTCGAATCAGTTTGGCGGCATTGTCGGCCTTCTTGTCGATCTCACTGAGAGCGTCGTCCATCATGCCGACTGTGCGGTAAACCATAGATTCACCAACGTAGATTCCGACAGCCATTTGCGCGATCTTCTCGCGAATGAGACCGAAGTCAGCAATGGTCTTGCCGAAGGCTTTGCGATCTTTCGCCCACTTGATGGCTCCTTGCAGTGCGGTGCGCGCTCCACCCACACAGAACGCCGCAAGCTTGAATCGACCCACGTTGAGGATGTTGAACGCAATGACATGCCCCTTGCCGATCTCTCCAAGTAGATTTTTCACTGGGACTTGGCAATCGTTGAGGATGAGCGGGGCAGTCGAGGAGCCGCGAATTCCCATCTTGTGTTCTTCAGCGCCAACACTGAAGCCGGGAAAATCCTTCTCAACGATGAACGCGCTGAACTTTTCGCCGTCGATCTTTGCAAAGAGGATAAACAGATCGGCGAAGTGCGCATTGGTGATCCACATCTTCTCGCCGTTCAGCACGTAGTGCTTGCCATCGGGCGAGAGCACGGCCTTGGCGCGGCAGTTCAGCGCGTCCGAACCGCTGGAGCTTTCGCTGAGCGCGTAGGCGCCGACCCATTCGCCGCTGGCAAGCTTCGGCAGATATTTCTTCTTCTGCTCTTCCGTGCCGAAGTAGACGATGGGCAGGGTGCCGATCCCAACGTGTCCGCCGAAGCTGACCGCGAATGAGCCGGATTTGGAAATGCGGTCGGCAATTATCGCCGAAGTCACCTTATCCATTTCGACGCCGCCGTATTCTTCGGGGATATCGACGGAGGTGAGGCCGAGTTCGCTCGCCTTCTTCAGCAACTCGCGAGTGACCGACCAGTCCTTCGATTCGATCTTCTCTTCGGCCGGAGCAATCTCGTGGGCCGCGAACTCCTCCGTCGTCTGTACGATGAGTTGCTGCTGTTCGCTGAAATCTTCCGGCGTAAAAACCGCTTCGACAACTGCTTCTTCAAGCAGAAAACTGCCGCCGGGGATCTTCTTCTTTGGTGCTGCTGGTACTGTCGTTGCCATCCTCTTCTCCTTATAACCTGTTCGCAGAACCTATTCACCACAGAGACGCAGAGCACGCAGAGGTGTGGGATCCACGACCCGTCAATGTTGATTTTGTCTTATGATCAAGTTTCCTCGCTGCCTCTGTGGTTAGAACTCACTGAACATTTTCAAAAATCCCCGCTGCTCCCATGCCACCGCCGACGCACATCGTGACCATGCCGTAGCGCGCTTTGCGACGCTTCAATTCGCGGATGATGGTCGCCGTCAGCTTGGCCCCGGTACAGCCCAATGGATGACCGAGTGCGATGGCGCCGCCGTTGAGATTGATCTTTGCCGGATCAAGCTCACCGACTTTGATCACCGAGAGCGATTGTGCCGCGAAGGCTTCGTTCAATTCGATAACGTCGATATCGTCAAGTTTCAGGCCGGCGAGTTTGAGGGCTTTCGGGATTGCATAAACGGGGCCGATTCCCATCTCCTCGGGCTGACATCCCGCGGTTGCGAATGATACGAATCGTGCGAGAGGCTTGATGCCGAGAGCCTTCGCGCGGCCAGCGGACATTACAACCGCCGCTGCCGCGCCATCCGACATCTGCGACGAGTTTCCGGCGGTGACGGTTCCCTTGGCATGAAACGCGGGTTTTAGCGCAGCGAGCGCTTCGAGTGTGGTGTCAGCGCGAGGACCTTCATCAACCTTGAATGCGATCTCCTGGGTTGCGAGTTTCACCGCAGTGCCGCCGCGCGTTGCGGTCGCAGCTGGAGCTGTAAAGTGCACAGTTACTGGCACGATCTCGTCTTCGAAGTTTCCGGTGGCGATCGCCTTCAATGCCTTCTGATGGCTCTGGTAGCTGAACTCGTCGGACATCTCGCGGGTGATCCCGTACTTCGTCGCAAGCCGCTCGGCAGTAAGTCCCATGGAGAGATACGAACCGGGATTGTTCGCCACCAGCCAAGGATTCGCTGAGACCTTGTTCCCACCCATCGGGATCATTGTCATCGACTCGGTTCCGCCCGCGACGATGACCTCGGCGCCACCCGCCATAATGCGTTCGGCCGCTATCGCGATCGACTGCAGTCCCGACGAGCAAAAGCGGTTGATAGTCATGGCCGAGGTTTCGACGAGCAGGCCGGCGCGCAGGGAGGCAATTCGGGCGACGTTCATGCCTTGTTCAGCTTCCGGCATGGCACAGCCGAGGATTACGTCTTCGATTTCGCCGACATCGATTTCTGGCACGCGTTCCAGTGCGCCCCTGATCGCGGTTGCTGCGAGGTCGTCAGGACGCGTATTACGCAACGTTCCTTTATAAGCTTTGCCGACCGGAGTTCGGACGGCGGATGCGATTACAACTTCTCTCATATCAGTTCCCAGTCTTCAGTTCTCAGTTTCCAGTTAACATTCGACTGCCCGCATTTGAGTAGCTCGAGCCCATCCCTAATTCCTCAATGGCTTCCCGGTTTTCAGAGTGTGAGCAATCCGCTCCTGAGTCTTCTTCTCGCCGCAGAGCGACTTGAAGTGTTCGCGTTCGAGATCGAGCAAGTACTGTTCGCTCACGGGCGTTCCGGGCGAGACGGCGCCACCGCAGAGAACCTCCGCGACCTTGTTTCCAATCTTGACTTCGTGATCAGTGATGTACTCGCCCTCGCGCATCAGGTAAACGCCGAGTTTCAGCGTGGCGAGGATGTTTTCGCCGGGCGCGGGAATATCGGTTCGCATCACAGGCGGCTGATACCCGAGCTTAACCAGTTCGATCGCGCGCGACTTTGCGTCGCTGAGCAGGCGCTCGCGGTTCATGGTAATTCCGTCGCTCTCGCGCATGTAGCCCAATTTCACGGCTTCCTCCGCGCTGGTCGAGACCTTTGCCATCGCGACGGTCTCGAACGCTTTCTTCATCGCTTCCATCAATTCCACGGATTCACCGCGACCGTCAGGCCGGATGGTTCGCGCAGAGTCGATTGCGCGCAACGCCATTTCCTTGCAACCACCGGCTCCTGGAAGCAAGCCGACTCCGACTTCGACCAGCCCCATGTAGAGCTCTGCATGCGCCTGCCGGAAAGCCGAGTGCAATGCGACCTCGCAGCCGCCGCCCAGCGCCATGTTGAAGGGCGCACACACGACTGGCTTCTGTGAGAATTTGATAAGTTGCGTCGCCTGCTGGAACTGCCGAACCATCATGTCGATTTCGTCCCACTCTTGTTCCTGGATCGACATGAGCAAGAGCATGATGTTGGCGCCTGCCGAGAAATGCGGTCCGTCGTTGGAGATGACGAATGCGTCGAACTGGTCGCCGGAGCCGCCGTGCTTCAGCACCTGGTGGAGCATCGCTACGGCGTCGCCGCCGAGCGCGTTCATCTTGGAGTGAAACTCAATACAGCCGACTCCGTCCCCGAGATCGATCAGCGATGCCCCGGCGTTCTTCTTCATCACGCCATTGGACTTCTTCGCGACGGTTACGCTCCAGACGCCTTCGGGGACGTGGACGGGCTTATAGTTCAACGATACGAGATCGAAATACCCGCGCGTGCTGCGCGTCGCCGGTTCGTCCGTGTACCACGATGTCTTTCCGGCCGAGAGAAGCTTCTCTATGCCGCCTGCGACTGGAAGGCCTTCTTTCTTCATGCGCTCGACACTAGGCTTCACGCCGACGGCGTCCCACAGCTCAAATGGACCCATCTCCCAGTTAAAGCCGAGTTTCATGGCATGATCGATTTCGACGACGCTGTCGGCGATTTCCGGAATGCGATTCGCCGAATAGGTCCATAGTTCCGTAAGCGTCGTCCAGAGAAATTGTCCCGCCTTGTCGAGTTTGCCGCCATCCATGCCGGCGAGCATGCGCACGCGTTCCGGCAAGGTCTCAATGTTCTTGGCCATCTCCAGTGATTGGAATTTTGCCTTCTGTCGCGGACGATACTCCAGAGTCTTCCAGTCGAGTCCGAAGCGCTGTTCCCCTTCAGCCGACTTTTGCTTCTTGTAGAAGCCCCCTTTTGTCTTGTCGCCGAGCATCTTCCGTTCGAGCATCTGCTCGTAAAACGCGGGCAACTTGAGGTCGCCGCGCTCGTCGAGTGCTTGTGTGCTCGTACCCCCGGAGACGCTCGCGGCGGCAGTGGTGGCCTGCATGTTCCTTACGACGTGGCCAAGGATATCGAGGCCAACGAGATCGACAGTTCGGAACGTCGCGGATTTGGGCAGTCCGATCAC harbors:
- a CDS encoding 3-hydroxyacyl-CoA dehydrogenase NAD-binding domain-containing protein, whose translation is MKSKIEKVAVLGAGTMGSRIAAHLANAGVPSYLLDIVPQTADAKGRNQIAAAGLEGAKKSRPAAFFEPSLARFVTIGNFEDDLAKIAECDWIIEAVVENLDIKRSLLKKVENVRRPGTFVTTNTSGLPVHSISEGFSEDFRRHWFGTHFFNPPRYMRLLELIPTAETDRSAMAAVAHFCDTRLGKGVVYAKDTPNFIANRIGTFNVLNVMRLMQEMDLTIEEVDSLTGTVIGLPKSATFRTVDLVGLDILGHVVRNMQATTAAASVSGGTSTQALDERGDLKLPAFYEQMLERKMLGDKTKGGFYKKQKSAEGEQRFGLDWKTLEYRPRQKAKFQSLEMAKNIETLPERVRMLAGMDGGKLDKAGQFLWTTLTELWTYSANRIPEIADSVVEIDHAMKLGFNWEMGPFELWDAVGVKPSVERMKKEGLPVAGGIEKLLSAGKTSWYTDEPATRSTRGYFDLVSLNYKPVHVPEGVWSVTVAKKSNGVMKKNAGASLIDLGDGVGCIEFHSKMNALGGDAVAMLHQVLKHGGSGDQFDAFVISNDGPHFSAGANIMLLLMSIQEQEWDEIDMMVRQFQQATQLIKFSQKPVVCAPFNMALGGGCEVALHSAFRQAHAELYMGLVEVGVGLLPGAGGCKEMALRAIDSARTIRPDGRGESVELMEAMKKAFETVAMAKVSTSAEEAVKLGYMRESDGITMNRERLLSDAKSRAIELVKLGYQPPVMRTDIPAPGENILATLKLGVYLMREGEYITDHEVKIGNKVAEVLCGGAVSPGTPVSEQYLLDLEREHFKSLCGEKKTQERIAHTLKTGKPLRN
- a CDS encoding acyl-CoA dehydrogenase family protein codes for the protein MATTVPAAPKKKIPGGSFLLEEAVVEAVFTPEDFSEQQQLIVQTTEEFAAHEIAPAEEKIESKDWSVTRELLKKASELGLTSVDIPEEYGGVEMDKVTSAIIADRISKSGSFAVSFGGHVGIGTLPIVYFGTEEQKKKYLPKLASGEWVGAYALSESSSGSDALNCRAKAVLSPDGKHYVLNGEKMWITNAHFADLFILFAKIDGEKFSAFIVEKDFPGFSVGAEEHKMGIRGSSTAPLILNDCQVPVKNLLGEIGKGHVIAFNILNVGRFKLAAFCVGGARTALQGAIKWAKDRKAFGKTIADFGLIREKIAQMAVGIYVGESMVYRTVGMMDDALSEIDKKADNAAKLIRDAIEEYAVECSLLKVWGSEMLDMVVDEQVQIYGGYGFVEEYPAERAYRDARVNRIFEGTNEINRMLVVDRLTRNAMSGKLPLMAAIKKLTDEIMGGPSTDEFEGALAEERKAVANAKKLSLFCAGVAIQKYMMGLKDHQEVLAGLADLVTECYAMDSALVRAQKVLATQGEAASKLPAVMAQIYINYALDRIAATAKKVFAEVAEGDKLRTYMTILRRLTKNDPANVIALQEQVAVRTIDAGKFVIA
- a CDS encoding acetyl-CoA C-acyltransferase, coding for MREVVIASAVRTPVGKAYKGTLRNTRPDDLAATAIRGALERVPEIDVGEIEDVILGCAMPEAEQGMNVARIASLRAGLLVETSAMTINRFCSSGLQSIAIAAERIMAGGAEVIVAGGTESMTMIPMGGNKVSANPWLVANNPGSYLSMGLTAERLATKYGITREMSDEFSYQSHQKALKAIATGNFEDEIVPVTVHFTAPAATATRGGTAVKLATQEIAFKVDEGPRADTTLEALAALKPAFHAKGTVTAGNSSQMSDGAAAAVVMSAGRAKALGIKPLARFVSFATAGCQPEEMGIGPVYAIPKALKLAGLKLDDIDVIELNEAFAAQSLSVIKVGELDPAKINLNGGAIALGHPLGCTGAKLTATIIRELKRRKARYGMVTMCVGGGMGAAGIFENVQ